A region from the Cannabis sativa cultivar Pink pepper isolate KNU-18-1 chromosome 9, ASM2916894v1, whole genome shotgun sequence genome encodes:
- the LOC115722373 gene encoding probable methionine--tRNA ligase — translation MGGDASNSETSSGDHKPVKLPIQGRRNILITSALPYVNNVPHLGNIIGCVLSADVFARYCRLRDYNAIYICGTDEYGTATETKALEEKCSPKQICDKYHAIHRDVYKWFNISFDEFGRTSTPQQTEVCQAIFKKLLENNWLTENTIQQPYCDACKKFLADRLVEGTCPTPGCDYDSARGDQCEKCGKLLNPTELKNPRCKVCGTTPHIRDTNHLFLELPLLKDKLEEYINKMSVAGSWSQNAIQATNAWLKEGLKQRCITRDLKWGVPVPHENFKEKVFYVWFDAPIGYVSITSCYTSDWEKWWKNPENVELYQFMGKDNVPFHTVMFPSTLLGTGEEWTMMKTISVTEYLNYESGKFSKSKGIGVFGNDAKDTNIPVEVWRYYLLTNRPEVSDTLFTWADLQAKLNSELLNNLGNFINRVLSFIAKPAGQGYDSILPDVPHEVSDPLTEKLADKVGKAVEQYVEAMEKVKLKQGLKTAMSISSEGNAYLQESQFWKLYKEDQPRCSIVMKTSVGLVHILACLLEPFMPSFSREVFKQLNLEPEQLSLSDEKGDIDRAKKPWNIVPSGHKIGKPEPLFKELKDEEVESFRQRFAGSQADRVERAEAEAVKVAQQLKKTKITENTGKKQKSAKPATEAEITISRLDIRVGLITKAQKHPDADSLYVEEIDVGEGQPRTVVSGLVKFIPLEEMQNRKVCVLCNLKPANMRGIKSQAMVLAASNSDHTKVELVDPPKSAQVGERITFPGFEGEPDDVLNPKKKVWETLQVDLHSNTDLVACYKDIPLTTSAGICTVSSISEGSIR, via the exons ATGGGTGGCGACGCCTCAAACTCCGAAACGAGCTCAGGCGATCACAAGCCCGTCAAACTACCGATCCAAGGACGCCGAAACATTCTCATCACCAGTGCTTTACCTTACGTCAACAACGTTCCTCACCTCGGCAATATCATTGGCT GTGTGCTTAGTGCCGATGTTTTTGCTCGGTACTGTCGTTTGAGAGATTACAATGCTATTTATATCTGTGGAACTGATGAGTATGGTACTGCTACTGAGACTAAAGCTTTGGAAGAGAAATGTAGCCCCAAACAGATTTGTGATAA GTATCATGCTATTCATAGAGATGTCTATAAGTGGTTTAATATAAGCTTTGATGAGTTTGGACGAACATCGACCCCTCAGCAGACTGAGGTTTGCCAAGCAATCTTCAAGAAACTGTTGGAGAACAATTGGTTGACTGAGAACACAATACAGCAG CCTTACTGTGACGCTTGCAAAAAGTTCTTGGCTGACCGACTTGTGGAGGGTACCTGCCCAACTCCAGGGTGTGATTATGATTCTGCTCGAGGAGATCAATGTGAGAAGTGTGGGAAGCTTTTGAATCCTACAGAACTGAAAAATCCTAGATGCAAG GTTTGTGGGACAACTCCTCACATTCGTGATACGAACCATCTATTTCTTGAACTCCCGTTGCTGAAAGATAAACTTGaggaatatattaataaaatgtcTGTGGCTGGGTCTTGGAGCCAAAACGCCATCCAAGCAACAAATGCTTGGCTTAAAGAAGGGCTTAAACAGAGATGCATTACTAGGGATCTGAAGTGGGGGGTTCCAGTTCCCCACGAAAACTTCAAAGAGAAG GTCTTTTATGTCTGGTTTGATGCACCTATTGGATATGTCTCAATTACTTCATGCTATACATCCGATTGGGAGAAATGGTGGAAGAATCCTGAAAATGTTGAATTATATCAGTTCATGGGCAAGGATAATGTGCCATTCCACACA GTGATGTTTCCTTCTACTCTTCTTGGAACTGGTGAAGAATGGACTATGATGAAAACAATTAGTGTAACTGAATACTTGAATTATGAATCAG ggAAGTTTTCTAAGAGTAAAGGCATAGGAGTTTTCGGTAATGATGCAAAAGATACAAATATTCCTGTGGAAGTGTGGAGATATTACTTGCTTACTAATAGGCCTGAG GTTTCAGACACATTATTTACATGGGCAGATTTGCAAGCAAAACTGAATAGCGAATTGCTGAATAATTTGGGCAACTTTATAAATCGGGTCTTGAGTTTTATTGCTAAACCTGCAG GTCAAGGATATGACTCCATTTTACCCGATGTTCCGCATGAAGTATCTGATCCTTTGACtgagaaattagcagataaagTTGGTAAAGCTGTGGAACAATATGTTGAAGCAATGGAGAAG GTCAAACTAAAGCAAGGTCTAAAGACTGCAATGAGTATTTCGAGTGAGGGAAATGCGTATCTGCAA GAAAGTCAATTCTGGAAGTTATACAAGGAGGATCAACCTCGCTGCTCTATTGTTATGAAAACTTCAGTGGGGCTAGTACATATTCTCGCATGTCTCTTAGAACCTTTTATGCCGTCTTTCTCTCGGGAG GTATTCAAGCAGCTGAATTTAGAACCCGAACAACTTTCACTTTCTGATGAAAAAGGAGACATTGATAGGGCAAAAAAGCCTTGGAATATTGTACCTTCTGGCCACAAAATTGGGAAACCCGAGCCATTGTTTAAGGAATTG AAAGATGAAGAAGTAGAATCTTTCAGGCAGAGGTTTGCCGGAAGTCAAGCTGATAGAGTTGAGAGGGCAGAAGCTGAGGCGGTTAAGGTAGCCCAACAATTGAAGAAGACCAAAATTACAG AGAATACCGGAAAGAAGCAAAAGTCAGCAAAACCTGCAACCGAAGCAGAAATTACTATTTCCAGACTCGATATTCGTGTTGGTCTGATTACTAAAGCTCAAAAGCACCCGGATGCTGATTCTCTATATGTTGAAGAGATTGATGTTGGCGAAGGACAGCCCAGAACTGTTGTTAGCGGACTTGTGAAATTTATACCTCTAGAGGAAATGCAG AATCGGAAGGTCTGCGTTCTTTGCAACTTGAAGCCTGCAAACATGCGTGGTATTAAGTCACAAGCAATGGTTCTTGCTGCTTCCAACAGCGATCACACCAAG
- the LOC115722353 gene encoding probable sucrose-phosphate synthase 3, translating to MAGNEWINGYLEAILDSGASAINEDQKQISSTSTVNLRESSNNTGIHFNPTKYFVEEVVTGVDESDLHRTWIKVVATRNTRERSSRLENMCWRIWHLTRKKKQLEWEEQQRLAYRRWEREQGRRDATEDMSEEFSEGEKGDGMGEMVTCEIPSKKFHRNISNLEVWSDDKKEKKLYIVLISLHGLVRGENMELGRDSDTGGQVKYVVELSRALARMPGVYRVDLFTRQISSPDVDWSYGEPTEMLTTGIDDGDGTEAGESSGAYIVRIPFGPRDKYLSKELLWPYIQEFVDGALAHILNMSKVLAEQIGGGQPIWPYVIHGHYADAGDSAALLSGALNVPMVLTGHSLGRNKLEQLLKQGRQSKEDINSTYRIIRRIEGEELALDAAELVITSTKQEIEEQWGLYDGFNVRLEKVLRARARRGVNCYGRFMPRMVVIPPGMDFSNVVTQDDGPEVDGELTQLTGGIDESSPKTIPQICSEVMRFLTNPHKPMILALSRPDPKKNLTTLLKAFGECRPLRELANLTLIMGNRDDIDEMSGGNASVLTTVLKLIDKYDLYGQVAYPKHHKQSDVPDIYRLAAKTKGVFINPALVEPFGLTLIEAAAHGLPMVATKNGGPVDIHRALHNGLLVDPHDQQEIADALLKLLSEKNLWHDCRKNGWKNIHLFSWPEHCRTYLTRVAACRMRHPQWQTDTPGDEIDEEESFNDSLIDVQDMSLRLSVDGEKNSLNGSLDSSSAIADPELHDQVNKVLSKIKKPKSSDDNGNAMTKHLEYVPSKYPMLRWRRKLMVIALDCYESNGDPDKNMITIVKEIMKAVRLDTQVARVSGFALSTAMSVSETIEFLKMGKIQVNEFDVLICSSGSEIYYPGTYIEEDGKLFPDPDYESHIDYRWGCEGLKKTVWKLLNTVEGNENSDQSYCSIEEDSKSTNSHCISYLIKDPSKVMKVHDLRQKFRMRGIRCHPMYCRNSTRMHAIPLLASRAQALRYLFVRWKLNVANMFVFLGESGDTDYEEMISGAHKTIIMKGVVIKGSEELLRTSGSYLKDDIIPPETPLITFVDGEASADEIFSALKNLSKSVVVM from the exons atggcgGGGAACGAGTGGATTAATGGCTACTTAGAAGCCATATTAGACAGTGGAGCTTCAGCCATTAATGAAGATCAGAAGCAAATAAGTAGTACTAGTACTGTGAATTTGAGAGAGAGTAGTAATAATACTGGAATTCATTTCAATCCGACTAAGTATTTTGTGGAAGAGGTTGTTACAGGGGTTGATGAATCTGATCTTCATCGGACATGGATCAAAGTTGTTGCTACGCGCAACACGCGCGAACGAAGCTCGAGGTTGGAGAATATGTGTTGGCGTATTTGGCATCTTACGAGGAAGAAGAAACAg TTGGAATGGGAGGAACAACAACGGCTTGCATACCGCAGATGGGAGCGGGAACAAGGACGAAGGGATGCAACCGAAGACATGTCTGAAGAATTTTCTGAGGGAGAAAAAGGAGATGGTATGGGGGAGATGGTAACTTGTGAGATTCCGAGTAAAAAGTTTCATCGTAACATTTCGAACTTGGAAGTATGGTCGGATgataaaaaagagaagaaactttatattgttcttataaG TTTGCATGGTTTGGTACGAGGAGAAAACATGGAGCTTGGCCGAGATTCAGATACTGGGGGGCAG GTCAAATACGTGGTGGAGCTTTCGAGAGCTCTTGCTAGGATGCCCGGGGTTTACAGGGTTGATCTCTTTACTCGTCAAATTTCTTCTCCAGATGTTGATTGGAGCTATGGTGAGCCAACAGAGATGCTAACTACTGGAATTGATGATGGTGATGGAACTGAAGCGGGAGAGAGCAGCGGGGCATATATCGTGCGGATCCCCTTTGGTCCCCGGGACAAGTACTTGAGCAAAGAATTACTCTGGCCTTATATTCAAGAGTTTGTAGATGGAGCTCTAGCTCACATTCTCAATATGTCGAAAGTTTTGGCTGAACAAATTGGTGGAGGCCAACCAATTTGGCCTTATGTGATACACGGGCACTATGCAGATGCAGGGGATAGCGCTGCTCTTCTTTCGGGTGCTTTAAATGTTCCAATGGTTTTAACTGGACACTCGCTTGGGAGGAATAAGCTTGAACAGCTTCTCAAGCAAGGCCGCCAATCAAAGGAGGATATCAATTCAACATATCGAATCATTAGAAGGATTGAAGGAGAAGAGCTAGCACTTGATGCTGCAGAACTTGTTATTACTAGTACTAAACAAGAGATTGAAGAACAATGGGGACTTTATGATGGCTTCAATGTAAGGCTTGAGAAAGTGTTGCGTGCTCGAGCTAGACGAGGGGTCAATTGCTATGGGAGATTTATGCCAAGGATGGTG GTTATTCCTCCTGGCATGGATTTCAGCAATGTTGTAACCCAAGACGACGGTCCTGAAGTTGATGGAGAACTTACACAACTTACCGGTGGTATAGACGAATCTTCACCGAAAACAATTCCACAAATATGTTCAGAA GTTATGCGGTTTCTTACAAACCCGCATAAACCAATGATCTTGGCCTTATCAAGGCCAGATCCCAAGAAGAATTTAACTACTCTTTTGAAGGCCTTCGGTGAATGTCGTCCGTTAAGAGAGCTGGCTAATCTT ACACTGATTATGGGGAATAGAGATGATATTGATGAGATGTCTGGTGGAAATGCTAGTGTTCTTACCACAGTGTTGAAATTAATCGACAAATATGATCTATATGGGCAAGTAGCCTATCCAAAGCATCATAAACAATCTGATGTACCTGATATATACCGACTTGCAGCAAAGACAAAG GGAGTTTTCATAAATCCAGCATTAGTGGAACCTTTTGGACTTACTTTGATTGAG GCAGCCGCGCATGGGCTACCGATGGTGGCTACTAAAAACGGTGGACCGGTGGACATTCATCGG GCTCTGCATAATGGTTTGCTAGTGGATCCCCATGATCAACAAGAAATTGCTGATGCATTGCTGAAGTTGTTATCAGAGAAAAACTTATGGCATGACTGTAGAAAGAATGGTTGGAAGAACATACACCTTTTCTCGTGGCCAGAACACTGTCGTACTTACCTAACTCGGGTGGCAGCCTGTCGTATGAGACACCCACAATGGCAAACCGACACCCCGGGTGATGAGATAGACGAGGAAGAGTCTTTCAATGACTCGCTCATTGATGTTCAAGACATGTCACTTAGGCTGTCGGTTGATGGAGAAAAGAATTCGTTGAATGGATCTTTAGATTCGTCTTCTGCTATTGCTGACCCCGAGCTTCATGATCAAGTGAACAAGGTGTTAAGCAAGATAAAGAAACCGAAATCAAGTGATGATAATGGCAATGCCATGACAAAGCATCTTGAGTATGTGCCGAGCAAGTATCCCATGTTAAGGTGGAGGCGTAAATTGATGGTTATAGCACTTGATTGCTATGAAAGCAATGGAGATCCTGACAAAAACATGATTACTATTGTGAAAGAGATCATGAAAGCTGTAAGGTTAGACACTCAAGTTGCTAGAGTTTCGGGTTTTGCTTTATCAACAGCTATGTCGGTATCAGAAACAATAGAATTCTTGAAGATGGGGAAGATTCAGGTGAATGAATTTGATGTATTGATTTGTAGTAGCGGAAGTGAAATATACTATCCCGGTACTTACATCGAAGAAGATGGAAAGCTTTTCCCCGATCCAGACTACGAATCGCATATTGACTACCGTTGGGGATGTGAAGGTTTGAAGAAAACCGTTTGGAAGTTGTTGAATACTGTTGAAGGGAATGAAAATTCAGATCAATCTTATTGTTCCATTGAGGAAGATTCAAAATCAACCAATTCACACTGCATTTCCTACCTAATAAAGGATCCTAGTAAG GTAATGAAAGTACATGATTTGAGACAGAAATTTAGGATGCGAGGAATTCGCTGTCATCCTATGTATTGCAGGAACTCAACGAGAATGCACGCTATTCCTCTACTTGCGTCTCGAGCCCAGGCCCTAAG GTATCTGTTTGTGCGTTGGAAATTAAATGTGGCAAACATGTTTGTATTCCTTGGCGAAAGCGGAGACACCGATTACGAAGAGATGATATCCGGCGCTCATAAAACTATAATTATGAAAGGAGTAGTTATTAAGGGTTCAGAAGAGCTACTAAGAACATCTGGAAGTTATCTGAAAGATGATATAATTCCGCCCGAAACTCCACTCATCACCTTCGTTGATGGTGAAGCATCAGCAGATGAGATTTTTAGTGCTCTAAAGAATCTATCCAAATCTGTCGTTGTAATGTGA
- the LOC115722451 gene encoding 6,7-dimethyl-8-ribityllumazine synthase, chloroplastic → MAKSVSWSLASSVHSQLSVSRHNHHQLELGMRTSPLNFVKRQSLNSPLSFSSSCMGAPTPIEDTNRHHSTRTAAVRHLVGSVTKTQGLRFAVVVARFNEIVTKALLEGALNTFKNYSVQEEDIDVVWVPGSFEIGVAATKLGKSGKYNAVICIGAVIRGDTTHYDAVANSAASGVLSAGLNSGIPCIFGVLTCDDMDQALNRAGGKSGNKGAEAALTAIEMASLFEHHLSS, encoded by the coding sequence ATGGCGAAATCAGTGTCATGGTCATTAGCAAGTTCCGTCCACTCCCAACTATCAGTTTCCCGCCACAATCACCATCAACTTGAGCTTGGAATGCGAACCTCACCGCTCAATTTTGTGAAGAGACAATCACTGAATTCCCCTTTATCATTTTCGTCATCTTGTATGGGTGCACCCACACCAATTGAGGACACCAATCGCCACCATTCTACACGCACTGCCGCCGTTCGCCATCTTGTTGGCTCTGTCACCAAAACTCAGGGCCTTCGTTTTGCAGTGGTGGTTGCCAGATTCAACGAGATCGTTACAAAGGCTCTGCTCGAGGGAGCTTTGAACACATTCAAGAACTACTCAGTTCAAGAAGAAGATATTGATGTTGTTTGGGTTCCTGGTAGTTTCGAAATCGGGGTGGCTGCTACCAAATTGGGAAAGTCAGGAAAGTATAACGCAGTCATATGTATCGGTGCTGTGATAAGAGGAGATACAACCCATTACGATGCTGTTGCTAACTCAGCCGCGTCTGGAGTACTTTCGGCTGGCCTAAATTCTGGAATTCCATGCATATTCGGTGTTTTGACTTGCGACGACATGGATCAGGCATTAAACAGAGCTGGTGGTAAATCTGGAAACAAGGGCGCCGAGGCTGCTTTGACAGCTATCGAGATGGCTTCGTTGTTCGAGCACCATCTCTCCTCGTAA
- the LOC115722377 gene encoding uncharacterized protein LOC115722377 gives MGKKKKEQLGNLLDTLGDFTSKENWDEFFKIRSSDEPFEWYADWSQLKTPLISHFSQNPQILVPGCGNSRLSEHLYDAGFNQITNVDFSKVVISDMLRRNVRQRPGMLWRVMDITKMQFEDAIFDVVVDKGGLDALMEPELGPDLGKQYLSEVKRVLKIGGKFICLTLAEAHVLGLLFSTFRFGWKMSIHVIPQKPSSKPSLQTFMAVVEKESSSMLHEIMSSFDNSSLVCSGDQARGLFEALESENQIRRGNSSGSDISFSLEGLQLEDKPDLSKLSEGRRLQLTLGRQGSSCFIYKAVLLDSQSQSGSFQYHCGVFIVPKTRSREWLFSSEEGQWMVVESAKAARLIMVLLDSSHANASMEDIQKDLSPLVRQLAPSEDDVGAQIPFLTAGDGIKQRNVVNQVTSSFTGPIIVEDVVYENVDDDVSRIFPTKDLIFRRLVFQRSESLVQSEALLTKESSHKTVGDSERKKPVSSSKSKKRGTQRKTGESFNQLKVYHGYLASSYHTGILSGFVLISSYMESVASSNTSAKAVIIGLGAGLLPMFLHGCMPFLHVEVVELDPVVLDLAKGYFGFTEEEHLQVHIADGIQFIRDSNVVSNSGNDDAASNGICTTSHGKGGVNNTKVDIIIIDVDSADSSSGMTCPAADFVEHSFLQTVKKNLSENGLFVINLVARSQAIKDQVISRMKEVFNHLFCLKGEEDVNEVIFGLCSESSIEEDCLPKAACRLEKLLKLKHPEMSQSLIDAASKIRRLK, from the exons atggggaagaagaagaaagaacagTTAGGGAATCTACTAGACACCTTAGGAGACTTCACAAGCAAGGAAAATTGGGATGAATTCTTCAAAATCCGAAGCTCAGACGAACCATTCGAGTGGTACGCAGACTGGTCCCAACTCAAAACCCCACTCATTTCCCACTTCTCTCAAAACCCCCAAATTCTCGTCCCCGGTTGCGGAAATTCCAGGCTCTCCGAGCACCTATACGATGCTGGGTTCAATCAAATCACCAATGTCGATTTCTCTAAGGTTGTTATCTCCGATATGTTGCGTCGCAATGTTCGCCAACGACCTGGTATGCTTTGGCGCGTTATGGACATTACCAAAATGCAG TTTGAAGATGCAATCTTTGATGTTGTAGTCGATAAAGGTGGTTTGGATGCTTTGATGGAACCAGAATTGGGTCCTGATTTAGGGAAACAATATTTATCAGAG GTTAAAAGGGTGTTAAAAATTGGTGGGAAGTTTATTTGCCTTACTTTGGCAGAGGCTCATGTTCTTG GTTTGCTTTTCTCTACATTTCGCTTTGGATGGAAAATGAGTATCCATGTCATACCTCAAAAACCATCTAGCAAGCCTAGCCTTCAAACATTTATGGCGGTTGTGGAAAAAGAGTCATCAAGTATGCTGCATGAGATAATGTCATCATTCGATAATTCCTCTCTTGTTTGTAGTGGAGATCAG GCCCGTGGTCTCTTTGAGGCTCTTGAGAGTGAGAATCAAATTCGTAGAGGGAACTCTAGTGGTTCTGATATCTCATTTTCTCTTGAAGGCTTGCAACTTGAAGATAAGCCGGATTTGTCAAAGCTCAGTGAAGGCCGTCGGTTGCAGCTTACATTGGGAAGACAAGGGAGCTCCTGCTTCATTTATAAAGCTGTTCTTCTCGACTCTCAGTCTCAGTCTGGCTCATTTCAATACCATTGTGGGGTTTTTATTGTACCTAAG ACTCGGAGTCGTGAATGGTTATTCTCCTCAGAAGAAGGACAATGGATGGTTGTTGAAAGTGCAAAGGCAGCTCGTCTCATAATG GTTTTATTGGACAGTAGCCACGCCAATGCCAGCATGGAGGATATTCAG AAGGATTTGTCTCCCCTGGTTAGACAATTGGCACCTTCTGAAGATGATGTTGGAGCTCAAATTCC GTTCTTGACGGCGGGAGATGGGATCAAGCAACGAAATGTTGTTAATCAG GTCACATCTTCATTCACTGGGCCAATAATTGTTGAGGATGTGGTATATGAAAATGTCGATGATGATGTTAGTCGCATTTTTCCAACCAAAGATTTGATATTTCGACGTCTTGTTTTTCAAAGAAGTGAGAGTCTAGTGCAGTCTGAAGCTTTActaacaaaggaaagttctcaTAAAACTGTTGGTGACAGTGAAAGGAAGAAACCCGTCTCATCTTCCAAATCTAAGAAAAGAGGAACTCAGAGAAAAACTGGTG AATCATTCAACCAGCTGAAGGTTTATCATGGCTATCTGGCTAGTTCTTATCATACCGGGATTCTTTCTGGATTTGTGTTGATTTCTTCTTACATGGAAAGTGTGGCATCTAGTAACACATCA GCTAAAGCAGTTATTATTGGTCTTGGAGCCGGTTTGCTTCCTATGTTCCTTCATGGATGCATGCCCTTTTTGCACGTTGAG GTGGTGGAGTTAGATCCAGTGGTTCTTGATCTTGCAAAGGGCTACTTTGGTTTTACCGAAGAGGAACATTTGCAG GTACATATTGCAGATGGTATCCAATTTATTAGAGACAGTAATGTGGTTTCTAATTCTGGAAATGATGATGCTGCTTCTAATGGAATTTGCACGACATCTCATGGAAAAGGCGGTGTGAATAATACAAAGGTGGACATAATCATCATTGATGTTGACTCTGCAGATTCAAG CTCTGGTATGACTTGCCCGGCTGCGGATTTTGTAGAACACTCATTTCTACAGACTGTAAAGAAGAATCTTTCTGAAAATGGTCTATTTGTTATTAATTTGGTTGCGCGGTCCCAAGCTATTAAGGACCAAGTTATTTCGAGGATGAAAGAG GTCTTCAACCATCTGTTCTGCCTCAAAGGCGAAGAAGATGTTAATGAAGTTATTTTCGGTCTTTGTTCAGAGTCCTCCATTGAAGAGGATTGCCTACCAA